The following are encoded together in the Citrus sinensis cultivar Valencia sweet orange chromosome 1, DVS_A1.0, whole genome shotgun sequence genome:
- the LOC102623058 gene encoding strigolactone esterase D14, with protein MVIREQGLSAAMNAKIIGSGKETLVLAHGFGGDQSIWDKITPVLSQHYRVLAFDWLFSGAILNKDHQSLYNPVKYSSYEAFADDLITLLEENDLKSTLFIGHSMSGMIGCIASVKKPELFKRLILIGTSPRYINTDDYEGGFKPSDIENLISNVETNYASWASSFPRLVVDTKDAPSVEKFENCLKRMRHEFALPLAKTVFYSDEREILDKVETPCTIFQPSNDAVVPNSVAYYMQEKMKGKSTVEIIEADGHFPQLTAHLQLIDVLNKVLGF; from the exons ATGGTGATACGAGAACAAGGTCTATCGGCTGCCATGAACGCAAAAATCATAGGCTCAGGCAAGGAAACTCTGGTTCTTGCACACGGGTTTGGAGGAGACCAGTCTATTTGGGACAAAATCACACCCGTTTTGTCTCAGCATTACAGGGTTTTAGCTTTTGACTGGCTTTTCTCTGGAGCGATACTAAATAAAGATCATCAAAGCCTTTATAATCCTGTCAAGTATTCTTCATACGAAGCTTTTGCCGATGATTTGATAACTCTTTTAGAAGAAAATGACTTGAAATCAACCCTGTTCATTGGCCACTCCATGTCTGGTATGATTGGTTGCATTGCTTCTGTTAAGAAACCTGAACTCTTTAAAAGGCTCATACTCATTGGAACTTCTCCTAG GTACATCAACACAGATGATTATGAAGGTGGGTTCAAACCTTCGGATATtgaaaatctcatctcaaatgTAGAAACCAATTATGCTAGCTGGGCTTCAAGCTTCCCACGTCTTGTTGTGGATACTAAAGATGCTCCCTCGGTCGAGAAATTTGAAAACTGCTTGAAAAGAATGAGACATGAATTTGCTCTTCCTTTGGCCAAAACTGTGTTTTATAGCGACGAAAGAGAGATTCTCGACAAGGTCGAGACACCATGCACTATTTTCCAGCCCAGTAACGACGCTGTTGTGCCGAACTCAGTTGCTTACTACATGCAGGAGAAGATGAAGGGAAAATCAACGGTGGAGATCATAGAGGCCGATGGACATTTCCCACAGCTTACTGCTCATCTTCAGCTTATTGATGTATTGAATAAAGTGTTAGGCTTTTGA
- the LOC102622559 gene encoding fe-S cluster assembly factor HCF101, chloroplastic isoform X1, with translation MQLLHAPCWPHLPFQGCKSPSILALVPPDRFLQLSAINFSLHPSKLEKSIWVSHRPSIFGCGSTNATSVEAGVSAVSTGTAENDVLKALSQIIDPDFGTDIVSCGFVKDMQINEALGEVSFRLELTTPACPIKDMFEQRANEVVLAIPWVNKVNVTMSAQPARPIFAEQLPEGLQKISNIVAVSSCKGGVGKSTVAVNLAYTLAGMGARVGIFDADVYGPSLPTMVSPENRLLEMNPEKRTIIPTEYLGVKLVSFGFSGQGRAIMRGPMVSGVINQLLTTTEWGELDYLVIDMPPGTGDIQLTLCQVVPLTAAVIVTTPQKLAFIDVAKGVRMFSKLKVPCIAVVENMCHFDADGKRYYPFGRGSGSQVVQQFGIPHLFDLPIRPTLSASGDSGMPEVAADPCGEVANTFQDLGVCVVQQCAKIRQQVSTAVIYDKSIKAIKVKVPQSDEEFFLHPATVRRNDRSAQSVDEWTGDQKLQYTDVPEDIEPEEIRPMGNYAVSITWPDGFSQIAPYDQLQTMERLVDVPQPTPV, from the exons ATGCAACTGCTTCATGCTCCATGTTGGCCTCATCTCCCTTTTCAAGGCTGTAAATCACCATCAATACTTG CTTTAGTTCCACCGGACAGATTTCTTCAGTTATCAGCTATCAACTTCTCTTTGCACCCCTCAAAGTTGGAAAAGTCCATTTGGGTATCACATAGACCGTCCATTTTTGGCTGTGGCTCAACTAATGCTACTTCTGTTGAAG CTGGTGTTTCTGCAGTATCTACTGGAACAGCTGAGAATGATGTACTGAAAGCCTTGTCGCAAATTATTGATCCAGACTTTGGAACAGATATTGTCTCATGTGGTTTTGTGAAAGATATGCAAATCAACGAAGCTCTGGGAGAG GTTTCCTTTCGGTTAGAGCTCACAACTCCAGCATGTCCAATCAAGGACATG TTTGAGCAAAGGGCAAATGAGGTGGTGCTTGCAATTCCTTGGGTCAACAAAGTTAATGTGACTATGTCAGCACAACCAGCCAGACCTATTTTTGCAGAGCAACTTCCAGAAGGTTTacagaaaatttcaaatattgtgGCTGTTTCAAGTTGCAAG GGAGGTGTAGGGAAATCCACAGTAGCTGTAAATCTTGCTTACACTTTAGCAGGTATGGGTGCAAGGGTTGGTATCTTTGATGCTGATGTCTATGGTCCGAGTTTACCAACAATGGTCTCTCCAGAAAATCGACTGCTAGAGATG AATCCGGAGAAGAGAACAATTATTCCAACTGAATACCTGGGAGTCAAGTTGGTGTCTTTTGGATTTTCCGGGCAAGGTCGTGCAATAATGCGAGGTCCAATGGTTTCTGGGGTCATCAACCAACTTCTGACAACAACTGAGTG GGGAGAGCTGGACTACCTTGTTATTGACATGCCTCCTGGAACTGGTGACATCCAACTTACTTTATGTCAG GTTGTTCCATTAACAGCTGCTGTTATTGTGACCACCCCTCAAAAGCTTGCATTCATTGATGTTGCGAAAGGAGTTCGCATGTTTTCAAAGCTTAAG GTACCTTGTATAGCTGTAGTTGAGAACATGTGCCACTTTGATGCTGATGGGAAACGCTATTATCCATTTGGCAGAGGTTCTGGTTCTCAG GTTGTCCAACAGTTTGGAATTCCTCATCTCTTTGATCTTCCCATCAGACCAACT TTATCTGCTTCTGGAGATAGTGGAATGCCTGAAGTCGCGGCTGATCCCTGCGGTGAAGTTGCCAATACCTTTCAGGATCTTGGAGTATGTGTTGTACAGCAGTGCGCGAAGATTCGCCAACAAG TATCAACTGCTGTCATCTATGATAAATCAATCAAAGCAATCAAAGTTAAGGTACCACAATCAGATGAAGAATTCTTTCTGCATCCTGCAACTGTGAGAAGGAATGACCGTTCTGCCCAAAGTGTG GATGAATGGACAGGTGACCAAAAGCTTCAGTACACTGATGTTCCAGAAGATATTGAACCCGAAGAAATTCGGCCTATGGGAAACTATGCCGTGTCAATTACATGGCCGGATGGATTTAGCCAG ATAGCACCCTATGATCAACTGCAGACAATGGAGCGGTTGGTCGATGTCCCTCAACCAACGCCTGTGTAG
- the LOC102622559 gene encoding fe-S cluster assembly factor HCF101, chloroplastic isoform X2: protein MQLLHAPCWPHLPFQGCKSPSILALVPPDRFLQLSAINFSLHPSKLEKSIWVSHRPSIFGCGSTNATSVEVSTGTAENDVLKALSQIIDPDFGTDIVSCGFVKDMQINEALGEVSFRLELTTPACPIKDMFEQRANEVVLAIPWVNKVNVTMSAQPARPIFAEQLPEGLQKISNIVAVSSCKGGVGKSTVAVNLAYTLAGMGARVGIFDADVYGPSLPTMVSPENRLLEMNPEKRTIIPTEYLGVKLVSFGFSGQGRAIMRGPMVSGVINQLLTTTEWGELDYLVIDMPPGTGDIQLTLCQVVPLTAAVIVTTPQKLAFIDVAKGVRMFSKLKVPCIAVVENMCHFDADGKRYYPFGRGSGSQVVQQFGIPHLFDLPIRPTLSASGDSGMPEVAADPCGEVANTFQDLGVCVVQQCAKIRQQVSTAVIYDKSIKAIKVKVPQSDEEFFLHPATVRRNDRSAQSVDEWTGDQKLQYTDVPEDIEPEEIRPMGNYAVSITWPDGFSQIAPYDQLQTMERLVDVPQPTPV from the exons ATGCAACTGCTTCATGCTCCATGTTGGCCTCATCTCCCTTTTCAAGGCTGTAAATCACCATCAATACTTG CTTTAGTTCCACCGGACAGATTTCTTCAGTTATCAGCTATCAACTTCTCTTTGCACCCCTCAAAGTTGGAAAAGTCCATTTGGGTATCACATAGACCGTCCATTTTTGGCTGTGGCTCAACTAATGCTACTTCTGTTGAAG TATCTACTGGAACAGCTGAGAATGATGTACTGAAAGCCTTGTCGCAAATTATTGATCCAGACTTTGGAACAGATATTGTCTCATGTGGTTTTGTGAAAGATATGCAAATCAACGAAGCTCTGGGAGAG GTTTCCTTTCGGTTAGAGCTCACAACTCCAGCATGTCCAATCAAGGACATG TTTGAGCAAAGGGCAAATGAGGTGGTGCTTGCAATTCCTTGGGTCAACAAAGTTAATGTGACTATGTCAGCACAACCAGCCAGACCTATTTTTGCAGAGCAACTTCCAGAAGGTTTacagaaaatttcaaatattgtgGCTGTTTCAAGTTGCAAG GGAGGTGTAGGGAAATCCACAGTAGCTGTAAATCTTGCTTACACTTTAGCAGGTATGGGTGCAAGGGTTGGTATCTTTGATGCTGATGTCTATGGTCCGAGTTTACCAACAATGGTCTCTCCAGAAAATCGACTGCTAGAGATG AATCCGGAGAAGAGAACAATTATTCCAACTGAATACCTGGGAGTCAAGTTGGTGTCTTTTGGATTTTCCGGGCAAGGTCGTGCAATAATGCGAGGTCCAATGGTTTCTGGGGTCATCAACCAACTTCTGACAACAACTGAGTG GGGAGAGCTGGACTACCTTGTTATTGACATGCCTCCTGGAACTGGTGACATCCAACTTACTTTATGTCAG GTTGTTCCATTAACAGCTGCTGTTATTGTGACCACCCCTCAAAAGCTTGCATTCATTGATGTTGCGAAAGGAGTTCGCATGTTTTCAAAGCTTAAG GTACCTTGTATAGCTGTAGTTGAGAACATGTGCCACTTTGATGCTGATGGGAAACGCTATTATCCATTTGGCAGAGGTTCTGGTTCTCAG GTTGTCCAACAGTTTGGAATTCCTCATCTCTTTGATCTTCCCATCAGACCAACT TTATCTGCTTCTGGAGATAGTGGAATGCCTGAAGTCGCGGCTGATCCCTGCGGTGAAGTTGCCAATACCTTTCAGGATCTTGGAGTATGTGTTGTACAGCAGTGCGCGAAGATTCGCCAACAAG TATCAACTGCTGTCATCTATGATAAATCAATCAAAGCAATCAAAGTTAAGGTACCACAATCAGATGAAGAATTCTTTCTGCATCCTGCAACTGTGAGAAGGAATGACCGTTCTGCCCAAAGTGTG GATGAATGGACAGGTGACCAAAAGCTTCAGTACACTGATGTTCCAGAAGATATTGAACCCGAAGAAATTCGGCCTATGGGAAACTATGCCGTGTCAATTACATGGCCGGATGGATTTAGCCAG ATAGCACCCTATGATCAACTGCAGACAATGGAGCGGTTGGTCGATGTCCCTCAACCAACGCCTGTGTAG
- the LOC102622056 gene encoding VIN3-like protein 1 — translation MDLEDKFLARVSGVQSLSSSVQSTPEKLGHSDDASRSPELLQEFLKSGPKKELLRSCFDKDKKNSASSKSKMTELPKANSKTIKKQDSKRVSSSPNNQPSRKQQRKGENPMRLPPASEQSSDFGSSNSWICKNSACRAVLSSDDTFCKRCSCCICHLFDDNKDPSLWLVCTSDSGEEDSCGLSCHIECALQRQKVGVVDLGQLMQLDGSYCCASCGKVSGILGCWKKQLIVAKDARRVDVLCYRIYLSYRLLDGTSRFKELHDIIKDAKSKLETEVGPVNGVSAKMARGIVSRLSVAGDVLKLCLLAIEKADEWLATVSNVNPKCREDSLPAACRFLFEEVTSSSVVIILIELSTVSANDIKGYKLWYCKSREEMHTKEPICVFPRAQRRILISNLQPCTEYSFRIVSYTEAGDFGHSEAKCFTKSVEIIHRNPNSTVALNRKKSNTHVEGGSFAERESRSMMGSNSSGFKVRDLGKFLRLAWAQQEGCLEGFCSADLEKCCGGEAKKMVKPENAEEERLPSVSRGLDLNVVSVPDLNEELTPPFESSRDEDNGCTFEQAVEADDDAASHDIEKNRLARSHGSGDSQTWNHGPAGEVPAVDSRADLCGKRRAHPNEEPHECDSTLINDGSPFHISNGSSGSLDENFEYCVKIIRWLECEGHINQDFRLKLLTWFSLRSTEQERRVVNTFIQTLIDDPSSLAGQLVDSFSDIVSNKRARNGFCSKLWH, via the exons TTTCTGGTGTTCAAAGCCTTTCTTCCAGTGTGCAGAGCACCCCAGAGAAACTTGGGCACTCAGATGATGCTTCAAGAAGTCCAGAACTCCTCCAGGAGTTTCTGAAATCCGGTCCAAAGAAGGAACTTCTCCGAAGTTGCTTTGATAAGGACAAGAAAAACTCAGCTTCTTCAAAAAGCAAAATGACAGAACTTCCAAAGGCTAATAGCAAGACAATTAAGAAGCAGGATTCGAAAAGAGTTTCTTCTAGCCCCAATAATCAGCCTTCTAGGAAGCAACAGCGGAAGGGAGAAAACCCCATGCGACTCCCTCCTGCTTCTGAGCAGTCTTCAGATTTTGGATCTTCAAATTCTTGGATCTGTAAAAATTCTGCCTGTAGGGCTGTTCTGTCCAGTGATGACACTTTTTGCAAGAGGTGTTCTTGTTGCATCTGTCACTTATTTGATGACAATAAAGACCCTAGCCTTTGGTTGGTTTGTACATCTGATTCTGGTGAGGAGGACTCTTGTGGGTTATCTTGTCATATTGAGTGTGCTCTTCAACGCCAGAAGGTTGGGGTTGTTGATCTTGGGCAATTGATGCAGCTGGATGGCAGTTATTGTTGTGCTTCTTGTGGTAAAGTTTCTGGGATACTTGG ATGTTGGAAGAAGCAGCTAATTGTAGCTAAAGATGCCCGTCGTGTTGATGTACTCTGCTATAGGATTTACTTAAGCTATAGGCTCCTAGATGGGACTTCACGATtcaaagaattgcatgatatCATAAAAGATGCAAAGTCCAAACTAGAAACAGAAGTGGGTCCAGTGAATGGAGTGTCTGCAAAGATGGCGCGTGGGATTGTCAGCAGACTCTCTGTTGCTGGTGATGTGCTGAAACTTTGTTTGCTTGCCATCGAGAAAGCTGATGAATGGCTAGCAACTGTCTCTAATGTGAATCCAAAATGCAGAG AGGATTCACTTCCTGCTGCTTGCAGGTTCCTATTTGAAGAAGTGACATCTTCCTCcgttgtaattattttaattgaattgtcTACCGTATCAGCTAACGACATTAAGGGGTATAAGCTGTGGTATTGCAAGAGTAGAGAAGAGATGCACACAAAAGAGCCTATTTGTGTCTTTCCGAGGGCTCAGAGAAGGATTTTGATATCAAATTTGCAGCCATGCACGGAGTACAGTTTTCGGATTGTTTCTTATACAGAGGCAGGTGATTTTGGTCACTCTGAGGCTAAGTGTTTCACCAAGAGTGTGGAGATAATTCACAGGAATCCTAATTCTACGGTGGCCTTGAATCGTAAGAAATCAAATACACATGTTGAGGGTGGTTCTTTTGCTGAAAGGGAATCCAGAAGTATGATGGGGTCGAATTCTTCTGGATTCAAGGTTCGAGACCTTGGAAAGTTTTTGCGACTGGCTTGGGCTCAACAAGAAGGCTGTCTTGAAGGGTTTTGCAGTGCTGATTTAGAAAAGTGCTGTGGAGGTGAAGCAAAGAAAATGGTCAAGCCTGAAAATGCAGAAGAAGAAAGGTTGCCATCTGTTTCTCGTGGACTGGACTTAAATGTTGTATCTGTTCCCGACTTGAATGAAGAACTAACCCCACCATTTGAGTCCTCAAGAGATGAAGATAATGGATGCACTTTTGAACAGGCTGTTGAGGCAGATGATGATGCTGCTTCCCATGACATAGAGAAGAACCGTTTAGCAAGATCACATGGTAGTGGTGACTCCCAAACCTGGAACCATGGGCCAGCTGGAGAAGTGCCTGCTGTTGATTCCCGTGCAGATTTATGCGGGAAAAGAAGAGCACATCCAAACGAAGAGCCACATGAATGTGATAGCACTTTGATTAATGATGGTTCACCATTCCACATTTCAAATGGTTCTTCAGGTAGCCTAGATGAGAATTTTGAGTATTGTGTGAAGATAATTCGGTGGCTAGAATGTGAGGGCCACATTAACCAGGATTTTAGATTGAAATTGCTGACATGGTTTAGCTTAAGATCGACTGAGCAGGAACGTAGGGTGGTGAATACTTTTATTCAAACACTGATTGATGATCCAAGTAGCTTAGCAGGACAATTGGTTGACTCATTTTCAGATATTGTATCAAACAAGAGGGCACGGAATGGATTCTGTAGTAAGCTGTGGCATTAG